In one Ornithinimicrobium pratense genomic region, the following are encoded:
- a CDS encoding WhiB family transcriptional regulator yields the protein MTAHSTLDRTPTSDLSAVPYEPSAEGPGEWWQRAACRDRNAELFFHADHERGPSRAVRTAKAKAVCGTCPVIVQCLAYALGNREPYGIWGGLDEQERARLVRRRVS from the coding sequence ATGACCGCACACAGCACCCTTGACCGCACACCAACATCCGACCTCTCAGCAGTCCCGTACGAGCCGAGCGCCGAGGGCCCCGGCGAGTGGTGGCAGCGGGCAGCCTGCCGCGACCGTAACGCCGAGCTCTTCTTCCACGCCGACCACGAGCGCGGGCCCTCCCGCGCCGTACGGACGGCGAAGGCCAAGGCTGTCTGCGGCACCTGCCCCGTCATCGTGCAGTGCCTGGCGTATGCGCTGGGGAACCGGGAGCCCTACGGCATCTGGGGTGGATTGGACGAGCAGGAACGCGCCCGGCTGGTGCGTCGGCGGGTGTCGTGA
- a CDS encoding glycosyltransferase family 2 protein — MTSVLQARSTIDRPGVAVITAGYRQHDAHLDQIGGLARSAVTPDLHVIISMGDRDLTRGRVPLHHDRWETIVRAMPPGPQRARRVLARDAGARVAVEAGAELLVFLDADALPSLHFVEQYAEALAQPSGRGPRVLCGGLVDPGPRPEAGYQWSRLDQMVAEDLAAGGVAAGQVVPEPQVERLRAASFGITATDLEAIGGMLGPELSTSEHDLDFASRLREAGGSLARLMGVTALRRPRNLADVTPVELDTLAKAANRFEERWDTRLSVVPVLVAAERAGLLRRDKDNLWVRTAAAA; from the coding sequence GTGACCTCGGTGCTGCAAGCGCGCTCCACCATCGACCGCCCGGGCGTGGCGGTGATCACCGCCGGCTACCGGCAGCACGACGCCCACCTGGACCAGATCGGTGGGTTGGCCCGCTCGGCGGTCACCCCGGACCTGCACGTCATCATCTCGATGGGCGACCGCGACCTCACTCGAGGCCGGGTCCCTCTTCACCACGACCGATGGGAGACCATCGTCCGGGCGATGCCGCCCGGCCCGCAGCGCGCCCGCCGGGTGCTGGCCCGCGACGCGGGCGCCAGGGTGGCGGTGGAGGCCGGCGCCGAGCTGCTGGTCTTTCTCGACGCCGACGCGCTGCCGTCCCTGCATTTCGTGGAGCAGTACGCCGAGGCCTTGGCCCAGCCTTCCGGTCGCGGCCCTCGGGTCCTCTGCGGTGGCCTGGTCGACCCCGGTCCCCGGCCGGAAGCTGGTTATCAGTGGTCCCGCCTGGACCAGATGGTGGCCGAGGATCTGGCTGCGGGCGGTGTGGCAGCGGGCCAGGTGGTCCCCGAGCCGCAGGTGGAGCGACTCCGGGCAGCCTCCTTCGGCATCACCGCCACCGACCTGGAGGCAATAGGCGGCATGCTCGGGCCTGAGCTGAGCACCAGCGAGCACGACCTGGACTTCGCCTCACGGCTGCGGGAGGCCGGGGGCAGCCTGGCCCGGCTGATGGGGGTGACGGCTCTGCGGCGGCCCCGGAACCTGGCCGATGTGACCCCGGTCGAGCTGGACACCCTGGCCAAGGCGGCCAACCGCTTCGAGGAGCGCTGGGACACGCGTCTCTCGGTGGTGCCCGTTCTCGTGGCCGCCGAGCGCGCAGGCCTGCTGCGTCGCGACAAGGACAACCTCTGGGTCCGGACTGCAGCGGCCGCCTGA